AGTGCATATCCCTTTCCAACTTTTACAGTCATCACCATATTAAGTGTACCACCATCATTTAGTGTAGCAATATGCTGAGATGGATTCAGCACTTCTACCCTTCCATCAGGAGATACAATATCGGCCGCGGTTATTAACTTCGGACCAGTCGCTTCTATTGTGATGGTTTTTGGTTCAGGATCGTTGACTTTCAATCTGACTTCTTTAAGATTGAGTATAATCTCCGAAACGTCCTCAAGAACATTTGGAACCGCACTAAATTCGTGCATAACCGATTCAATATATACAGAAACAATTGCAGCACCATGAAGCGATGACAGGATTGTCCGCCTGAGCGCATTGCCGATTGTCGTTCCGAAACCTCTTTCAAGAGGTTCGCAGACAAATTTCCCATAATCCGGCGCACCAGTTACCTGAATTCTTTCAGGACTGATCATATCACGCCAATTCATAAACATGAGTTCATTAGAGGATGATGACATTTTTAATCTCCAGAGCTATCTCAGAGGAAGATATTGTACACAGATATCCGATTAATTCTGATTCTCCAGAAATTTCTTACTTCGAATAAAGCTCGACAATCAGCTGTTCCTGAATTGGCATGGTTATATCATCTCTGACTGGTATTGATCTTACAATACCCTTGAAGCCTGATTTATCCAATTCGAGCCACTGGGGAATACCTCTGCGAACAACTGCATCCAGAGCATCATTTACAACCTGAACACTGCGGCTGCCTTCCTTGAGTTCGATAACATCATTTGGTTTGATTACATACGAAGGTATGTTAACCTTTCTGCCATTAACTAGAAAATGGCTGTGACGAACAAGCTGACGAGACTGTGCTCTCGAGCTTCCGAAACCAAGTCTGTAAACCACGTTATCAAGTCTGCGCTCAAGAGACATAAGAAGATTTGCGCCTGTTACGCCTTTGAGTCTATCAGCTTTAAAAAAAGTCAAACGAAACTGTTTTTCTGAAAGTCCATAATTTCTTTTAACCTTCTGCTTCTCGCGCAGCTGGATTCCATACTCAGACAGTTTTGTGCGTCTCTGTCCATGCTGACCAGGTGCATAACCTCTTCTGTCAAAAGCGCATTTATCTGAGTAGCAACGATCGCCTTTCAGAAAAAGCTTCATATTCTCACGTCTACAAATCCTGCAGACTGATTCACGATATCTTGCCAAATCTTCCTCCTTATGATCCTTTTATAAGATTTCTAAAAGTGATCTTATACACGACGACGCTTTGGTGGCCTGCATCCGTTGTGAGGAACAGGAGTTACGTCTCTTATAAAGGTAATATTGAATCCGGCTGACTGAAGAGCCCTGATTGCAGACTCTCTTCCTGCGCCTGGGCCCTTCACGTATACCTCTACATTCTTCATTCCGTGTTCCATAGCTTTCTTGGCAGCGTCCTCTGCAGCAACCTGTGCAGCAAAAGGAGTACTCTTACGTGATCCCTTGAAGCCATGTGCACCCGAACTTGACCAGGAGATTGCATTCCCGGCAGTATCAGTCACTGTAATAATGGTATTATTAAAAGTAGACTGAATATGGACAACGCCACTATAAATATTTTTTTTGACCTTCTTCTTTGTGGTCCGGACTTTCGCCATGAGTTATTCTGCTCCTATTCAGCTATTTTTTCTTTTTGACGGAAGCTTTTCTAGGCCCTTTTCTTGTCCTGGCGTTCGTCTTGGTTCTCTGACCACGAACAGGAAGTGCCTTACGATGACGAAGTCCTCTGTAGCAACCAAGATCCATGAGTCTTTTTATTCCCATGGAGACCTGGGCTCGCAACTCTCCTTCGACCGTATATTCGGTATCTATCGCTTTACGAATCAGACCGATTTCAGCTTCAGTCAACTCATCAGAATTTCTGGACGGATCAATATCAAGCCTGGCAAGAATATCCTTGGCAGTGCTCCGGCCGATCCCATAGATATAGGTTAAAGCAATATCCATGCGCTTACGTCTAGGTAAATCAACACCCGCAATACGTGCCAAACCTAAGCCCCCCTTTATCCTTGCTTCTGTTTGTGTCTTTTGTCTACACAGATAATTCTAACAACGCCCTTACGGCGAACAACCTTACACTTGCTGCAAATTTTCTTAACCGACGTCCTAACCTTCATTATAAACTCCTTAGCTATTCACTATAGATAATCATCGGCTATTTGGATCGATATGTAATTCTTCCGCGAGTCAGATCATAAGGTGAAAGTTCAACTGTAACTGTATCACCGGGTAGAATTTTTATGAAATGCATTCGCATCTTTCCAGATATATGGGCAAGTATTTCATGCTTATTCTGGAGCTGAACTCGAAACATTGCGTTCGGCAATGTCTCAACTACTGTGCCCTGAACCTTTATAGGTTCTTCTTTTGCCATAATCCACTCCGTTTCTAATCCTTACTGATTTGATTAAGCCATCAGCTTCGGACAGAATTAATATCTTCCTTTTACCCTTGTGCTGCCTTTTTTCAGGAATCCCTCATAATTTCTTGAAATCATGTGAGACTCAAGCTGCGCCATAGTGTCAATAGATACACCAACTACAATCAGGAGAGCTGTCCCCCCAAAGTAAAAAGGCGCGTGCAACTGGGTAGCCAAAATAGTCGGCAACACACAGACGGCTGATATATATAAAGCACCGCCAACAGTAATTCGGGTCAATACCTTATCTATGTATTCAGCTGTTTTAACACCTGGTCGTATCCCAGGAATGAACCCGCCATTTCTTTTCATATTTTCAGCAATCTCGTTAGGCTTGAATATGACAGCCGTATAGAAAAAGCAGAAAAAGCAGATAAAAGCAACATAAAATACATTATAAAATAAAGAACCTGGATGTAAGAAGCTTAGATAATCTTTTAGACCAGGTGCAAAATTGGCCAGAGTTGCTGGAAACATAAGGAGTGACGAAGCAAATATGGCAGGAATTACACCCGATGTATTTATTTTCAATGGTAGATGAGTATTTATGCCACCGTAGACTTTCCTACCAACAACCCTCTTTGCATACTGAACCGGTATTCTTCTTTGCGCCTGTTCCATAAAAACAATGGCAGCTATAACGCCGACAATGATTACAGCAATAAGAATAAGAGAAAAAACACCGATTTCACCGGCAGAAACCATCTTAAATGTATTACTTACAGCAGCGGGCATTCTGGCAACAATACCCGCGAATATAATCAATGAAATACCATTACCAATACCGCGCTCAGTAATCTGCTCACCGAGCCACATTATAAATGCGGTTCCTGAGGCAAGAGTGAGAGCTGCAAGAATCTTAAACCCAAGACCTGGAGCTACAACAATGGGAGCACCACCTGGGGCAACCATACTTTCAAGCCCCACAGCTATCCCAAATCCCTGGAAAAGACTCAGAATAACTGTAGCATAGCGAGTATACTGGGTAATTTTCTTACGACCTCTTTCACCTTCCTTGGAAAGCTGCTCAAGATGGGGTATGGCAACAGTCAATAGCTGAAAGATAATAGAAGCCGTAATATATGGCATAATTCCAAGCGCAAAAACAGAAAGTCTTTCAAAGGCTCCGCCAGAGAACATATCGAACATTGCAAACAATGTCCCGGACTGAGATTTGAAAAACGATGCAAGAGCGGCAGTATCAATTCCAGGTGTAGGAATATGAACACCAATTCTATATACGAATATAAGAACGAATGTTGTAATAATCTTACGTCTTAATTCTGGCAGCTTCGAAATATTCTCCATTATATGGCTTGCCATATGGATTAAACCTCTACGCTTCCGCCAGCCGCCTGGATCTTATCCACAGCCGCCTTACTGGCTTTATCGACTTTGACAGTCAATGGAACTGTTATTTCTCCAATTGCAAGAAGTTTAATACCATCGCGAGGGCCTTTTACAATTCCGGCCGCACACAGTGACATGGCATCAACTACCGAGCCTGGTT
Above is a genomic segment from Desulforegula conservatrix Mb1Pa containing:
- the rpsM gene encoding 30S ribosomal protein S13, translated to MARIAGVDLPRRKRMDIALTYIYGIGRSTAKDILARLDIDPSRNSDELTEAEIGLIRKAIDTEYTVEGELRAQVSMGIKRLMDLGCYRGLRHRKALPVRGQRTKTNARTRKGPRKASVKKKK
- the rpsD gene encoding 30S ribosomal protein S4, whose product is MARYRESVCRICRRENMKLFLKGDRCYSDKCAFDRRGYAPGQHGQRRTKLSEYGIQLREKQKVKRNYGLSEKQFRLTFFKADRLKGVTGANLLMSLERRLDNVVYRLGFGSSRAQSRQLVRHSHFLVNGRKVNIPSYVIKPNDVIELKEGSRSVQVVNDALDAVVRRGIPQWLELDKSGFKGIVRSIPVRDDITMPIQEQLIVELYSK
- the secY gene encoding preprotein translocase subunit SecY, yielding MASHIMENISKLPELRRKIITTFVLIFVYRIGVHIPTPGIDTAALASFFKSQSGTLFAMFDMFSGGAFERLSVFALGIMPYITASIIFQLLTVAIPHLEQLSKEGERGRKKITQYTRYATVILSLFQGFGIAVGLESMVAPGGAPIVVAPGLGFKILAALTLASGTAFIMWLGEQITERGIGNGISLIIFAGIVARMPAAVSNTFKMVSAGEIGVFSLILIAVIIVGVIAAIVFMEQAQRRIPVQYAKRVVGRKVYGGINTHLPLKINTSGVIPAIFASSLLMFPATLANFAPGLKDYLSFLHPGSLFYNVFYVAFICFFCFFYTAVIFKPNEIAENMKRNGGFIPGIRPGVKTAEYIDKVLTRITVGGALYISAVCVLPTILATQLHAPFYFGGTALLIVVGVSIDTMAQLESHMISRNYEGFLKKGSTRVKGRY
- the infA gene encoding translation initiation factor IF-1, whose translation is MAKEEPIKVQGTVVETLPNAMFRVQLQNKHEILAHISGKMRMHFIKILPGDTVTVELSPYDLTRGRITYRSK
- the rpsK gene encoding 30S ribosomal protein S11; translated protein: MAKVRTTKKKVKKNIYSGVVHIQSTFNNTIITVTDTAGNAISWSSSGAHGFKGSRKSTPFAAQVAAEDAAKKAMEHGMKNVEVYVKGPGAGRESAIRALQSAGFNITFIRDVTPVPHNGCRPPKRRRV
- the rpmJ gene encoding 50S ribosomal protein L36; protein product: MKVRTSVKKICSKCKVVRRKGVVRIICVDKRHKQKQG